From the Lysinibacillus fusiformis genome, the window GTGAATTAGAAACATCGGCATAGAATGTTAAAGCTTTTACACCAAGCTTTTCTGCTTCTTTACGAACCGCTTCTGCCTCTTGCTCATTCCCTATATAATTGATTAAAATATTCGCTCCATGTTGCGCAAATCCTAATGCAATGGCTTTGCCGATTCCTTTACTAGAGCCTGTAATTAAAACATTTTTTCCTGTAAAATTAATGTCCATTATGATCATTCTCCAATTTGAATTTTGCCACAAGACCTTGCAGTTCTTCTGCTGTTTTGCCCAGTGACGAAGAGGCATCCTTTACTTCCTGCATGGTAGATAATTGCTCTTGTGTAGATTTCGATACATTCGAAGAGAATTCCGCTGACTGCTCTGCAGATTGTTTAATATTATTCACAGATGCCGCCACTTCCTCTGAGGATGCGGAAATTTGTTGTGAGGCTGCAGAAATTTCACGTATTTGGCTAGCCACTTCTTCTGAGGAAGTAAGAATTTCTTTAAAGATTTCTCCTACTTCAGTCGTAAATGCCATCCCTACCTTAACATCCTCTTTGCCCTTCTCCATGACCGTAATAGAAGCGTTTGAATCAGATTGAATAGAACTAATTAGATTGTAAATTTCTGTTGCTGATTGAGAGGATTGTTCAGCTAAGCGTCTCACCTCATCCGCAACAACGGCAAAGCCTTTACCATGTTCACCTGCTCGTGCAGCTTCAATGGCAGCATTTAATGCTAATAGATTTGTTTGATCGGCAATAGCAGTAATTAAGCTAACAATTTCACTTATTTTTTTAGTATTAACATGTAGTCCATTAATGGTTGTCCCTATTTGTTCAACAGAATCATTAATTAATTCCATTTGTGCAATAACCTGTTGTACAACTTCATTGCCTCGTTCAGAAGCCTGTGATGCTGAGATAGACGATTCCGCAGCAGTGTTTGCAGAATCAGCAATTTGCTGAATACCTGTTGCTGTTTCCTCCATAGCAGCGGCTGTTTCCTCGGTCATGGTCATCGAAGCCTCAGCATTTTGCGTAATTTGATTCATATCTAATGCAATATTTGTGGAGCTGCTATAGGTTTCACCAGCATGTACAGTGAGCTGATTAGCTGCTGAAGACACATGATTGGATGTATTTCGTATGTTTAAAATAATATGTTGCAAATTAGCCACCATTGTCCGAATGGATTCAGATAATTTTCCAATTTCATCCTTTGATGTCTCTAAATCAACATCTATTAATTCACCATTTGCCACTTGGTTGGCAACATTCACCACTTTTTTCAGTGGTTTTAAAAGTCGATCTATAATTATGTAAACTAAAACTAATAAAATTAAAATACCGATAATGGCAATGACAATTTGTTTGATTACACTTGTTTTAATAATCGTATTGATATAATCAGCGGAGTAATCAATCCCTAATAGGGCAATCAGTTGTCCACTATCATCTTTAATGGGACTAAAAACAGTTCTCCAAGAGCCAAAAGGATCCTCGAAAATATCTGTTACCTCTGTACTATTATTTTCAATAGCTAATTTTGCTGTTTCTACATGTTCATCCGCTAATTCAGTAAAAATTTCACCAGCTTCGTATACTTCATTTAGATTAGAGGTATAGCCAATGGGGTTGACACCACCTTCATCCTTTACATCCCAAATATAACTCCAGCTCATAATACCTTGCTGTTCTTGAATCATATCAAGTTGCTTTTGGATTTTTGTAAACTTTGCGTTTGTTTCCCCTTTTTCGGACAGCAAGTCTTTCACTTCATCACTGTCTAAATTCATAGCTGTTAATAAGCCAACACTTTTTAATTCCTGCTCCAAATCCACATTCATCCGATTATTCAATTCACTAATACTTTGCGTTGTAATAATGGCGATAAGCAGTAAAACAACGATAGAGACTGTTAGTAAAAGCTTGTTTTTTAATGATGTGTTTTTTAACAACTTCATTACCCCTTTTCCCCCTTTGAATTTTTCTTACAAAAAAAAATAGCCTATTTCAAAAGAAATAGGCATAAAAGAACAAAAACTAGAATTGGAATGATACAACTAGCACTCTTTTGCAACCCAGCCGTCATAGCATTTGTTGCCTTAGACCTGTAGCTTTGCGTCTCTACTTTTCAGTAAATTTGCCTATATTTCCATACCAAAATTAACACAATAGGTAAAAGTAGTCAATGCTCGCCATTTAAAATATACATATTTTATACTATCTTATCCATCAATAACAATTATTTGTGTGTTTGAAAATACATCATTAAGAAGTTTTTATTCATCTTATTGAACAAAATAAAAACAGCTACAACCTCAATTAGCGTTGTAACTGTCTATTTTCATTTCACTTACCCCTAAGTGTTTGAATAAATTATACGTTTTGTGTGACAAGTAATACGGATGGTATAAAGGATAATGCAAACATAGCGATATACCATACTGAAGTACGACGTAATGAAAAGCGTACTTTTTTTCGCTCCGCATAAAAAATATCTAACATAACTGCAACAATAAAAGGCATTGTAATACATGCAATAGCTACTAATAAGATGTCAAAATAAATCATACAAGCACCCCTTTGTTTGTGAACATTTTTCATCTTTTTTGTGAACATTTTGTGATAATTTTATTGTACACAATTTCGTCACAAAATGTCAACGAGTTTCAAAGAAAAAAATGGCACTTTATGATTGATATCTTCGTGCGTTACGCTCTATATTTATATGTTAAGCCTCTTAAAAAATTTCGTACGAATGAATCGCCGCACTCTTTATAATTACGATGACTTGGATTTCTTAAAATAGCACCTAATTCACCTTTTGTAACTTTTATGCCGCCATCGTATAAAAGCTCAAGCATCTCCTCAGTTGTTAAAGCTAAAGCAATTTTCACTTTCTTTAATAGCATATTATTTGGGCTTTCTTTACCAGACACAGGTAGCGGCCCCTCTGTCTGTCCTTCCCTTGGTTTCTGAGGCCCACGTTTAAAAGTAATTAATCCATTTAAAAAAGCCTCTAACATTTTGTTATTACATTTGATGTATTCTTCCGGCGCTTCTTCCTCATCATTAATCTTAATCAGCATATTTAATACTTCTTCCTTTGTATAATCCATGCCACCTAGTTTGAAAATTTCTACCATATCTACATTTTTTATATCGAACGCATAGCGTAAACGAATTAAGATATCGTTATTCGTCATTATGTTATTCCTCCTTTAATTAACCTTATATAGTAAAGAGCCAGGCTTAATTATAACAGAGAGTTTGCTGATTATTACTAGCTTTCCACAAGTTGTTGTTGTTAGCAATTAGCGTGTGCATTTCCTACTTTTTAAATGTATGAAAAGTTTAATCACAACCATTCTAAGGTCAAGGAGGTGAGAACAATGGCTAATAATAACCGCAGTTCAAATAAACTTCTAGTACCGGGTGTACATGAAGCTGTCAATCAAATGAAATATGAAATTGCACAAGAGTTTGGCGTTCAGCTTGGGCCAGAAGCATCTTCTCGCGCAAATGGTTCCGTTGGAGGAGAGATTACAAAACGCCTTGTTGAAATCGCTGAGAAACGTTCAAAGGGTTTATTATAATTAAATACTAATAAGAAAAGAACGAATCCCATTTGAAGAAATGGCATTCGTTCTTTCGTGCTCT encodes:
- a CDS encoding methyl-accepting chemotaxis protein codes for the protein MKLLKNTSLKNKLLLTVSIVVLLLIAIITTQSISELNNRMNVDLEQELKSVGLLTAMNLDSDEVKDLLSEKGETNAKFTKIQKQLDMIQEQQGIMSWSYIWDVKDEGGVNPIGYTSNLNEVYEAGEIFTELADEHVETAKLAIENNSTEVTDIFEDPFGSWRTVFSPIKDDSGQLIALLGIDYSADYINTIIKTSVIKQIVIAIIGILILLVLVYIIIDRLLKPLKKVVNVANQVANGELIDVDLETSKDEIGKLSESIRTMVANLQHIILNIRNTSNHVSSAANQLTVHAGETYSSSTNIALDMNQITQNAEASMTMTEETAAAMEETATGIQQIADSANTAAESSISASQASERGNEVVQQVIAQMELINDSVEQIGTTINGLHVNTKKISEIVSLITAIADQTNLLALNAAIEAARAGEHGKGFAVVADEVRRLAEQSSQSATEIYNLISSIQSDSNASITVMEKGKEDVKVGMAFTTEVGEIFKEILTSSEEVASQIREISAASQQISASSEEVAASVNNIKQSAEQSAEFSSNVSKSTQEQLSTMQEVKDASSSLGKTAEELQGLVAKFKLENDHNGH
- a CDS encoding DUF1456 family protein, with amino-acid sequence MTNNDILIRLRYAFDIKNVDMVEIFKLGGMDYTKEEVLNMLIKINDEEEAPEEYIKCNNKMLEAFLNGLITFKRGPQKPREGQTEGPLPVSGKESPNNMLLKKVKIALALTTEEMLELLYDGGIKVTKGELGAILRNPSHRNYKECGDSFVRNFLRGLTYKYRA
- a CDS encoding alpha/beta-type small acid-soluble spore protein, with the translated sequence MANNNRSSNKLLVPGVHEAVNQMKYEIAQEFGVQLGPEASSRANGSVGGEITKRLVEIAEKRSKGLL